A stretch of DNA from Vicinamibacteria bacterium:
CACATGCGGGCAGGGCCGGTGTTCTGGATCGGCGGTATGTTCGGTCTTTGCGCCGTTTCCGCCGTGGCCGCGAAGTTACAGGAAGCGACCCTGGCCGCCTGGGAGACTTACGAAAGGCTCACCGAGGCGCGAATCGAAAGAGAGCTCGCATCCGAAAAGGGATTCCTCGTGCGGGATTTCCTCGAGGAGCGGGAGCAAGCGCAGATTCGCGACGCCATTCGCTCGAGTGTCTACGTCAAGAAGTTGACGACGCCCAACGAAGAAGGTGGAAAGATCGATGTACCCGACGGCCTGGTTCATCACTGGTATGGAACGGTTCTCGTGCCCGGTGCGACCCTCGATCGGGTCCTCGCCTGGGTGCAGGATTACGAGAGGCACGAAGAATACTTCGACGAAGTGGAAGATTCGCGCCTCGATTCGCATCGTGGTGACACCTTCGACATTTTTCTGCGGCTGCGGCGAAAGAAGGTCATCAGCGTCCACTACAACACGGAGCACGAGGTCATCTATCGACGGCACGGGTCCGATCGGGCATCGAGCCGGAGCAAGGCGACGCGAATCGCGGAGATCGACAACGCTGGAACCGATCGCGAGCGAGAAAAGCCCGTAGGTGATGACCGAGGATTTCTCTGGCGGCTGGACTCATACTGGAGGTTTGCCCAACAGGCCGACGGGGTCGTCGTCGAGTGCGAGTCCATCAGCCTGAGCCGAACCATTCCCGTCGCCTTTCGCTGGGTCGTCCGCCCCTTCATCAACTCCGTTCCCAGGGAGTCCTTGGAAGCAACGCTACTTCCGTTGCGCGAAGCCTTCGCCGACTGAACGCGGTCGCCCTCCTGACTACGACGAGTGACTGGGCCTCGATCTCGTCAACTGCTGCGACGATGGCACGGCTCGGCCTTTGCGGCGCTGCGCGCCGATCTCGCGGCAGAGGTTCTGGCCACCGCTCGGCAGGCTGGGCTGACATTTTCATGAACCTGATAGGGCCTTGATCTGAACGCCTGTCGCTCGAGCCACGTCGGCGATCCGTGCCCGATGATCCTCTTCGCGATATCCTTCGCCGTAGATGAAACGCTGAATTCCGGCGTTCACCAGCACCCGAAAACAATCCCAGCAGGGACTCGCCGTCGTGTAGATCCACGCTCCCTCGACTTTGACGCCCCGACGAGCGGCCTGGGCGAGAGCGTTCATCTCCGCGTGGATCGTGCGAACGCAGTGCCCGTCCACCATGTCGTGGCCAACGTCGTCGCAGTGGGGCAGCCCCCGTACCGAGCCGTTGTAGCCCGTGGCCGCTACTTGATGATCGACGACGATGACGGCTCCTACG
This window harbors:
- a CDS encoding dCMP deaminase family protein, which produces MRPEWDSYFMGFARAASARATCDRKHVGAVIVVDHQVAATGYNGSVRGLPHCDDVGHDMVDGHCVRTIHAEMNALAQAARRGVKVEGAWIYTTASPCWDCFRVLVNAGIQRFIYGEGYREEDHRARIADVARATGVQIKALSGS